CGAACAAGGAATAAAGGAGAGTACAAATGGCGAAAAAGACGAAAAGTCAATTCGAATGTCAAAGTTGTGGCTATGTATCTCCGAAGTACTTGGGACGTTGTCCTAATTGTGGTAAATGGAATTCAATGACCGAAGAAATCATACAAGATACAACTGATCGACGTACACGAATTAGTTTAACAGGAAAAAAAGTGCAACCTCAACGATTAACAGAGGTTATTCCTAAAAAAGAGCCAAGAATAAAAACGCAATTAGCAGAATTAAATCGTGTTCTAGGTGGAGGAGTTGTGCCTGGATCTCTCCTTTTAATTGGCGGTGATCCTGGAATTGGAAAATCAACCTTGCTTTTACAAGTCTCCCAACAATTGGCAATGATTGGTGGCAAGGTCCTCTATGTTTCTGGTGAAGAGAGCGCAGAACAAATTAAAATGCGTGCTGAACGATTGGGAACAATCAATACAGAATTCTATCTATACGCAGAAACTGATATGTCAAGCATTGCTAAATCCATTGAAGAATTGATGCCTGATTATGTCATCATTGATTCTATTCAAACGATGACGCAACCTGATATAACCAGTGTTGCTGGCAGTGTTAGCCAAGTTCGAGAAACGACAGCTGAATTGTTGAAACTAGCTAAAACCAATAATATTGCTATTTTTATTGTTGGACATGTCACAAAGGAAGGATCAATTGCCGGTCCAAGAATGCTAGAACATATGGTTGATACGGTTTTATATTTTGAAGGAGACAAGCACCATACCTTTCGGATTTTACGTACTGTCAAAAATCGGTTTGGTTCAACCAATGAAATTGGTATCTTTGAAATGCATGATTATGGCTTAACTGAGGTTACTAACCCTTCACAAACGTTTTTGGAGGAACGTTTGGCAGATGATGCAGGCTCTGCCATTGTTGCTGCCTTGGAAGGTACTCGACCTATTTTGGTAGAAATTCAAGCTTTAATAACACCAACGGTTTTTGGAACTGCTAAGCGAACGACT
The genomic region above belongs to Melissococcus plutonius ATCC 35311 and contains:
- the radA gene encoding DNA repair protein RadA codes for the protein MAKKTKSQFECQSCGYVSPKYLGRCPNCGKWNSMTEEIIQDTTDRRTRISLTGKKVQPQRLTEVIPKKEPRIKTQLAELNRVLGGGVVPGSLLLIGGDPGIGKSTLLLQVSQQLAMIGGKVLYVSGEESAEQIKMRAERLGTINTEFYLYAETDMSSIAKSIEELMPDYVIIDSIQTMTQPDITSVAGSVSQVRETTAELLKLAKTNNIAIFIVGHVTKEGSIAGPRMLEHMVDTVLYFEGDKHHTFRILRTVKNRFGSTNEIGIFEMHDYGLTEVTNPSQTFLEERLADDAGSAIVAALEGTRPILVEIQALITPTVFGTAKRTTTGLDFNRVSLIMAVLEKRAGLLLQNQDAYLKAAGGVKINEPAIDLAIAVSIASSYKEKGTKASECFIGEIGLTGEIRRVANVEQRVREAQKLGFTKIYLPKNNLGGWTPPKGIEVVGVMTISETIKKIFQ